GAACTCGGTACATACTGAAATCCTTCTTCCCTGTTCCCTGTTCCCTGTTCCCTGTTCCCTAACTCAACGGAAAATTCAGGAATCAAACCGGATTCCTATATATTTTAAATGATTGTGTAGCTACCGTCTCAAAAATAACTCTCAAAAGTATTTTTTGCCATTTTAGGTATTGATAATGACTTACAACGCAGAGGAAATGCAGCAGATTCTTGAAGTAGCTTTTAGACAAAAACAAAAGGGAGAATATACAAGAGAACAAATTATAGAAATAGCCTCAGAATTAGGTGTTTCTTCAGAGTCGCTACAAGCTGCGGAACAAGAATGGTTAAAAAATAATGTAGAAGTAAAAAAAGAGCAAATGTCTAATAGTCAACAACGGAAAGATTTCAAATCTCATCTATTTGCTTTTCTGGCAATTAATGGTTTTTTGGTGCTGTTAAATCTAGTGGTAAGCCCTGGATATTTCTGGGCTATTTATCCCATACTAGGATGGGGGTTAGGTTTATTACTGCATGGCATAAAGGTTTATATTAGTAATGACTAAAATAGATCCCCGAATTCTTGAAGAATTCGGGGATCTTATCCCCTTTTAATTTAAGATTTACTAGAGCGCTCTTTTGGGTTTGATAATTACTCAACTATATTCACTATTTGGGAACTAGCTAATGTTGGTGTGGTGAAAATTTGCGAGTATAAGTTTGTAGGTTGTTGACTAGCAACAACTGGTAAAACTTGACGAGCATGAGCCGTAACTGCCACTGTTTTTACATCATAGGTTTGTGTAATCATCTTAGGATAAAAACCAATACCGATGATGGGAACTAATAAGCAAGCGGTGATAAATAATTCACGGGGCTTAATATCAAGAACTACAGCATCTAAATGTAAGTCTTGATGTTGGTTGCCGTAGAAAACTTGACGTAGCATGGACAGTAAATAAATGGGTGTCAAAATCACGCTAACTGCTGATAGAAAGATGACTACAATTTTGAAGCTGGAACTGTAAACATCACTGGTAGCAAGACCTAAGAATACCATCAATTCACCGACGAAACCACTCATTCCGGGTAAAGCTAGAGAAGCCATTGAACCGATAGTAAAGAGAGCGAAAGTTTTGGGCATTACTTTACCCATACCGCCCATTTTATCCATCACTAAGGTGTGAGTACGTTCGTAAGTTACACCGGAAAGGAAGAATAAACTAGCAGCAATTAAACCGTGAGAAACCATTTGTAATACAGCACCGCTGATACCGATTTCTGTATAAGATGCAATGCCAATTAACACAAACCCCATGTGGGCAATTGAAGAGTAAGCCAGACGGCGTTTGAGATTGGTTTGAGCAAAGGCGCAACAAGCACCATAAACAATATTAACTACACCTAAAATCGCTAAAACTGGAGCAAAGGTAACATGAGCATCAGTTAACATTTCTACGTTAAAGCGAATTAAGGCATAACCACCCATTTTTAACAATACACCTGCCAAGATCATTGAACCGGGTGCGGATGCTTCACCATGAGCATCAGGCAACCATGTATGTAAGGGAAAAATGGGTAATTTGACACCATAAGCGATTAAGAAACCTGCATAGAGGGCTAATTCTAAGGTTTTGGGATATTCTTTCATTCCCAATTCGGTCATGTTGAAGGTGAAGTTATCACCATAGAAAGCCATTGCAAAACCAGCTACCAGTATAAATATGGATGCTGCGGCGGTATAGATAATAAACTTGGTAGCTGCGTAACGGCGGTTTGTGCCTCCCCAGATGGAAATTAGTAGGTAAACAGGTACTAGCTCAATTTCCCACATCAAGAAGAACATTAATAAATCTTGGGCGAGAAATACTCCTAATTGAGCGCTGTACATAATCAACATCAACGCATAAAATAAACGCGGCTTGTTGGTTACTTTCCAAGCCGCGAATACTGCGAGTGTGTTAATGAAGCCTGTGAGAAGTATCAGGGGCATTGATAAACCATCAATGCCTAGAGACCAGTTAAAGCCAATTTGGGGTATCCAAGGATAGCTTTCTGTCATTTGCAGGGCGGAACTTTGAAAGTCGTAATTCTGCCAAAGGGCAAAAATCATGAGTACAAAGTCTAATAATGCCACTCCCAAGCCGTACCAGCGGACGGTTTTACCCTCTTTATCGGGAATAAGGGGAATTGCGAGGGCTGCCACTAAAGGCAGGAAAATTATGGCTGATAACCAAGGAATTTCTATGGCATTCATCACTGTTGACAATATGTTTTTGGTTTTGCTTTTGTTTACATTATATTAAGGAATCGTTACGTCTGTAAACGATTTCTTATGAAGATTTCCAATTTGGAGGACAGATAGTAATAAATACTTACTAAATTATGCCGCGAGTCCATTCTAAATGTAAATTTTTGCAACGTCAACAAAAAAACAGCGACTAATATCGCTGTCTTTAGTTATAATGAACAGCTTGAGGATAAATTGAATTTTTATCAAAGTTATCTCTGTTTCTTAGACAATACGGTTGACAATCATCCACACTTCTCCATCTGATCTTACGAAAGGGACAGAAATGGTCTTAAAGCCTGTGATGAAAGGTTTGTAGTAAACTTGCCAATACATGGGACTAAGTTCATCGGCGCAGGTTTTGAGGAGTTTAATTTCTTTTGCCAGTTCTCCAGCTAGTTCATTAACTCGTTCGGCATGAACTTGAGCAATTTTTTTGGCTTCTTCTAGCTGTTCTTGTTGTTGGGAGATGCGGATAGACATGGGCAAATACCGATTGAGATGAGCTTTCCTTTGTTGTATTTGCTTTTCTAGGTAATATAGGGCATCGTCTATGCCTTTAAGTTCCGCAGATAGTTGGACGTTTTCTCTGGCTTGACGACGGTAAGCTTCAACTATGGCTAGGGGTGAGTCGTTTTCACCCGATTCTACATGATGATTAGTCAGTGCAGTGCGTTCTTGTTGGAGTGCTTGAATTTGAGATTTCAGTGCTGCTATTTCTGACTGGATTTTTTCCATATCCATATATATATGATGATTGGGGGTAAGTGAAAAAGCTGTTACTTCTTCTGGGCGATCGCTTGACAATCAAAATAGTCACGGCAAGAACAGCACTCTGCTTGCAGCAGTGCTACGCGATCGCATTAAGTTGTTGGCTGAATTTGTTTGTTAGCTTTTGATATTTCTTGCTTCTCAATTTCATCTAACTTTTTGCCGGAAGAATCTTTCCATTCCTTCAATCCGTTTGCACTACGCCCCATTATTACATTTGCTGCTGCTGATGGGCTACTAAACAACCAATCGGATTTAAAAACAAGTTTGTCATCTACTTGAACAATAATTTCATTCCAAAATTCTTTTTTTGATACATGGTCAACAAGTCTAGAATAAGCATTTTCAGCCTCACCAATGTATACTTTAGCCTTTTGCCTTGCCATAACGACAATTTTCAACACCAACCTACTTAGTTAAATTAAGCGATAAGCGATTCTTACGAAGTGCTGGCACTATTGCATCTAATAATATCACGGTTTTATCCGCTCTCATGATATTTTATACATTAATTACTTGTCAATTAGTTGTGTGTGACAATCGCTTCACACTCCATAGAGGTTGTTTGAAAACTTTTTCGTGTGGGATCTGACACCCGCAGATCCCCCTAAATCCCCCTTAAAAAGGGGGACTTTGAGGAATTTAGCCCCCCTTTGTAAGGGGGGTTGGGGGGATCTCGATTAATTCTGATACTTTTCAAACATCCTCATAGACATCACACAAACAATGACTTAATCAATTAGGTAAATAATGAATATCAAGAACTTCCTCCAAAGAATAAGGACATTCTGCGGGAAAATTTACAGTAAAACCTGTTTTTTCTTGAACATAACCCAAAGCGTCCTCATAAATAGTTGTAAAAATAGAATTCAAATAATTATACAAATTAGATGTTAATCTATCTTTTAACTGGACTCGAAAACTTCTAATTTCTGAACGCCAATGATTTTTATTTCTGTCATATTCTTGTGTCCAAAACTGCAATAATAAAAGATGTCTAATTACTTGTTCTAGTAGGCTTTTAACTTGATGCTTATCTCTTTTTGCCAATGATTCCAACTCCTCAATTAAATTTTCTAAATCTAACTCATCAAAACGACTTTGTTTTAATAATTTAATAGTTTCTAATAACCATAAATGGTCATCTGTTTCATAGATCTGCTGCAAATTAGTAATAACTGTCATAACTTTACCTTTTGTTATTTACAAATTACACATACAATCAATATATATTGTAAGGTGCATCGGACTCGATAATTTAATGTTAATCAACAAAATGAAATGTTTAAAGTAGGGGAACACTTCTGTTCCCTTCCCATGACTTCAGTCACACTACGTTATCACCGATACGTTCTCAACTCAAATAGGATTGCTATAGATGTTTGGTGTTGCTGCATTTGTAATTATCTATTACAAAATAACCGCCCCTTGCCGATCCAGGGGAAGCGATCGCACAATTGAGTTCATACCCATTGCAGTCCAGGCATTTGCCATTGCTGCTTCTACGGATCTGGCATAACTTATATCTACTAGAGCTAAAAGTGTGGGGCCTGCACCACTAATTACCATGCCATAAGCACCAGCAGCCACAGCAGCCGCATTCACAGTATCATAACCAGGAATTAAAGCTTGGCGATAAGGTTGATGTAATTTATCTTGCAAGGCGGCTATTAACCATTCTTCTCGATTAGTTGCTAAACCGCGCAACAATAAACCCAAATGAGAAATATTGAAAATTGCATCAGCACGACTGACTTCTGTGGGGACAACCTTTCGCGCTTCTGAGGTTGATAACTCAAAATCAGGAATTGCTACGACTGGAACTATATCTCGATGCCAGAGAATATCACAAATTTCCCAACCTTTTTTGCTGGTAGCAGCCAGACGACAACCACCTAATAACGCTGGTACTACATTATCAGGATGTCCTTCCATGGCGATCGCTAATTCCATTACCTGTAACTCAGACAACGGTGAACCAGCCAACTCATTGGCAGCAACTAACCCCCCGACAATAGCAGTCGCAGAACTACCCAAACCTCGTGCTAAAGGTACACCCAACTTAATTTCTATTTTCACCGCTGGTGGTGTTTTTTCTATATATTGGTATAACTTGACAAACGCCTGGTATAAAAGATTACTCTCATCAGTTTGTACCTTTGCGGCTTCCGAACCAGAGACTTGAATAATTAACTCACCTGCATCAAGAATAGTAAACTTAAATTCGTTATACAGCTTTAAAGCTGCACCTATACAATCAAACCCCGGACCCAAATTCGCCGTCGTCGCGGGAACTTTAACAGTAATGCTAGAAACTACAGACATTGAAGTTAATTTAAAATTCCAATATGAACTACCCCATTTTACTTCCTTATACCAAATTAAGATATGGAATAAGATATCAAGAATTATTAAACGCAGATGAACGCAAATAAACGCAGATAAATTCGGATGAATTGATGGATTTGATGATTCTGTGCAGCTTCACATAAAAATCACAATAACCTAAAGTCTTTGTCTAATTTTCATAAAAGCCGCACCCGTCACTAAAGCCGCAAATTGTCCCCAATAACTCACACTAGAGAAGGAACTACCACCCGTCATATTTAAACTCCCTATGCCATAAAATGACTGCTGGATAAACCACCAAAATAAATATAAAATAGCTGGAACTTCCACAGGGATATACACAACCAATAAAGTCAAAACCGAATATATTTTTGCCTGGGGAAACTTGATCAGATATGCACCTAAAATAGATGCAATAGCTCCATTAGCACCAATAATTTGTATTGTTAAATCGGAGGATAAAATAATTTGGACTATACCAGAAAAAAAGCCAGCAGTTAAATAAAGTAGTAAATATTGTTTATGTCCTAAAATACTTTCTACCGTTTTTCCAAATACCCACAGAAACAGCATATTTCCTAAGATTTGGCTAAAACTGCCATGGAGAAACAGGGATACAGGTAAAGAAAGTAGCCGCCAAAATACAATTACCCAAGCCGCAGAATTGTAAAAAAAAGCGTTAGCAATTGAGATATTTATTTGAGATGGAATAATTCCCCAATTATTAATTAAATTTCCTAATTCATCACTCCACTCTAATTTTATTTCCCAGAGAAATATGACTACATTAATGCCAATCAACCAATAATTAATAATAGGCTTTTGCCAACTGCGAATATTATCATCTATAGGAATCATCTTGATTTTAACATTTGAATTACTAATTTTTAACTACTAATTAATATTTTTTCCCATCTCCTCATTTTTGTGTGGCAAGATTATCATAATGTAACACAATATTCAAATAGGCTCAGGAAATGCTAGGAAACACCCTTGTAGGCAGATACCAAATCACCAATTACCTGGGAGGTGGCGGATTTGGTGAAACTTATGTTGCTAATGATACTCAATTACCAGGCTCACCCCAGTGTGTAGTCAAGAAACTCAAACCTCAATCTACTGATATTACCACTTTAGAAATAGCTCGGAGGTTATTTGACACAGAAGCCCAAGTTTTATATAAATTAGGAAATCACGATCGCATTCCCCAACTTTTAGCTTACTTTGAAGAAAATGCCGAATTTTATCTGGTTCAAGAACTGATTATTGGTAATGATCTCAGTCAAGAATTAAAATCCGGTGTCATCTTCACTCAAAATCAGGTAATTTCTCTATTACAAGAAATTTTAGAAATTTTGGACTTTGTTCATCAACAAAAGGTAATTCATCGTGATGTCAATCCTCGCAATATTCTCAGACGAGAACAAGATAATAAGTTAATTTTAATTGATTTTGGTGCAGTCAAACAAATTACGACCAAATTAGTAAACTCTCCAGACATTACTAAATCTACAGTTGCTATTGGCACACCCGGTTATACTCCTGGAGAACAAGCACAAGGAACGCCAAAATTTAGTAGTGATATCTACGCTTTGGGGATTATTGCTATTCAAGCTTTAACTGGATTATCACCTGATCAATTAGAAAAAGATGTCGAAACTAATGAAATAATTTGGCAAAATTTCGCCACTGTCTCTCCAGAATTTGCCCAATTTTTAAATCAAATGATCTGTTATGATTTTCGCCAACGTTATGCTTCAGCAACAATAGCATTACAAGCTTTACAAGAATTAAATAAAAACTCATCGGCAACAATAATTATTTCCCCTGCTACCTTACCAAACCGAGTAAAAAATCCCCAAAATACCCCAGGGATATTCTGGAAATTGCTATTAGGAATATTTATTTTAGGTATTGGTAGTTTCGGGGCAATATTTATGCTCAATCGCCTGAATAGTAAAAACGCTATAGAATTATATAATCAGGGTAATACTCTCATTCAATTACAACGCTATGAAGAAGCCTTAGCAACTTATGAAAAAGCCATAGATATCAAATCTGATTATCCTCAAGCTTTATATGGTAAAGGTAAAGCATTATTTCAATTAAAGAAATACCAAGAATCTTTAATAGCTTATGATCAAGCTATTCAAATTCAACCAAATTATTTAGAAGCTTGGACTAATCGAGGTTTTGTTTTAGTCAAACTCAAACGTTATCCAGAAGCAATTGCCACTGTTGATAAAGTTTTACAACTAAAGAATGATGACCCTAAAGTGTGGCAACTTAAAGGTGATATCTTTATAAAAATTAGCCAATATAATGATGCAATTAAAGCTTATGAACAAGCGATTAATTTCCAAGTTGATAATCCTGAATTATGGTACAAAAAAGGATTAGCATTCCAAAACCTTAAACAATATGAAGAGGCAATTACCTCCTATAAAAAAACTGTGGAATTAAAATCTGATCATGAATTAGCTTGGTACAATTTGGGTAATTGCTTAGTTAATTTAAATCGTTATGAATTTGCTTTCCAGGCTTATGATCAAGCAGTCCAGTATAATCCAAACAACTCCGCAGCTTGGTTATCCAGAAGTAATATATTAATGACATTACGTAGGTATCCAGAAGCAATTGATTCCTTTAGCCAAGTGATTAAAATCAATCCTCAACAATATCAAGCATGGTATAATCGAGGTTGGGCATTACATCAAGTTAAACGCTATCCAGAAGCAATAGAATCTTATAAAAAAGCTATTAGTTTAAAGGGAAATGATTATTTAGTATGGTATAATCTAGGAAATACACAATATAATTTACAAAAATATCAAGAAGCGATCGCCTCCTATAATAAAGCCATCCGTTATCAACCCAATCATTATGAAAGTTGGTACAGCAAAGGCAATGCCTTGTTAAATTTACAACAATACCCACAGGCGATCGCCTCCTACGACAAAGCCATAGAATATAAACCAGATTACCAACAAGCCATAGAAGCTCGCACCAAAGCCAAAAATACCCCAGTATTTCCCCCTAAATTCTAATTCTGGGCGCAGACCCTGCGCCCCTACATTCTGACTCCTCCTTTAAAAAACCCTGAGACTTTACCAAAATATAGGTAAAATCTAAAATACAAATCACAAATTATCACCGAGAAATCTCAAGCCCTTGCAACTTGAGTTAAAATTATGGACGTATTAGAACTAAAACGCGAAATCGAAACATTGTCTAGCCGCCTGGGTAAAACCCAGGACTATCTTTGACGTACCCGCACTCAAAGCCAAAATTCACGACTTAGAGCAAATTTCCGCCCAAACAGAATTTTGGGAAGACCAAACCCAAGCACAAAACACCCTGCAAGAACTCAATGATCTAAAATCCCATTTAGATCAATATTACAAGTGGCACACCAACTTAGACGATACCAGGGCAGTTGTTGAGTTATTGGAACTAGAAACCGATACAGCATTATTGCAAGAAGCGGAATCTACCATTACCAAACTCAATCATGAACTAGACCAATGGGAACTACAACAACTCCTTTCCGGCACTTACGACGACAAAGGTGCAGTCCTGACAATTAACGCCGGTGCTGGTGGCACAGACGCACAAGACTGGGCATTTATGCTCATGCGGATGTATACCCGGTGGGCAGAAGATCATGGTTATAAAGTCACCCTAGCCGAAGAATCAGAAGGTGACGAAGCCGGCATTAAATCCGCCACCCTAGAAATCACCGGACGCTATGCCTATGGTTACTTACGTTCCGAAATGGGAACTCACCGTCTCGTCAGAATTTCTCCCTTCAACGCTAACGGCAAACGGCAAACCAGCTTTGCCGGCATCGAAGTCATGCCGCAAATAGATAACACCGTCAAACTAGACATCCCAGAGAAAGATTTAGACATTAGCACCACCCGTTCTGGCGGTAAAGGTGGGCAAAACGTCAACAAAGTAGAAACCGCAGTCCGCATAGTTCACCTCCCCACCGGTCTAGCAGTCCGGTGTACAGAAGAACGTTCCCAACTACAAAACAAAGAAAAAGCGCTCGCCCGTCTCAAAGCCAAGTTGTTAGTTATTGCCAAAGAACAACGCGCCCAAGAAATTGCCGAAATTCGCGGCGATATGGTCGAAGCTTCCTGGGGTAATCAAATCCGCAACTATGTATTTCATCCTTATCAAATGGTGAAAGACCTCCGCACCAACATCGAAACCACAGCCATTACAGATGTCATGAACGGTGAACTTGATATGTTCATTCAAGCCTATCTCCGGCAAGAAAACCAGATAGTTGAAGCGTAACTTAGATCCCCGACTTCTTTGAGAAGTCGGGGATCTTTGCTATATTTCCCTGACACAGGTTACAGTAAGAAAAGAGATGATAATGAATTAATTATGGAAAAATCCCCTGCCAAAGAACCCCAGCCTAGCTATGTCAAACTCGCCATGCGAAACATGGTTAGAAAAGGCGGCACTTCCCTCAAACACTTTGCGTTAACTGCCGTAGGACTGTTATCTGTCCTCGTGGGTTTGGCATATCTTACTCGCTAAGAGAGGAAAACTTGTGCCGCTACAGGTTGAATTATATTTAGAAAATTGCTTTGATGACTCTTCCCCAATTCCTCTCGAAACTTGGGAAAACTGGTTTTGGCAATGGTTGGAAATTCTTGAGGATTACTTACCAACTGCACCTAGTTATGAAATCAGTTTGCGTTTGACAACCGACACAGAAATTCAAACCCTTAATTCCCAATATCGCCAACAAGATAAACCTACAGATGTCTTAGCCTTTGCATCTCTAGAAGCAGATTTACCACAAAGCGAAGAAATGCTGGATGCCATGCCCTTGTATCTAGGTGATATAATTGTCTCTATAGATACAGCACAACGTCAGGCACAACAGCAGGAACATAGTTTGTCTACAGAGTTGGCTTGGTTAACGGCTCATGGTTTACTACACTTGTTAGGTTGGGATCATCCTGACGAAGAGAGTTTGATAGCAATGTTAAACGAGCAAGTTGTATTACTGAAGAAAATAGGTATTATTATTAACTTAGAGTTGGAGGTAGGGGAGGTAGGGGAGGTGGGGGAGGTAGGGGAGGTAGGGGAGGTAGGGGAGGTAGGGGAGGTAGGGGAGGTAGGGGAGGTAGGGGAGGTAGGGGAGGTAGGGGAGGTAGGGGAGGTAGGGGAGGTAGGGGAGGTAGGGGAGGTAGGGGAGTGAAGAGTAAAGGAGTAAAGGAGTAAAGAGTAAAGGAGGTGAGAAAGAAGATGATTGGTAACTTAGAAGAATCAAACTCAATATCAATGGTTAAATCTCATAGAGACTTGGGAATTTATCAAATTGCTTTTGAAGCAGCAATGAAAATTTTTGGGTTATCAAAAAATTTTCCTGTTGAAGAAAGATATTCTCTAACAGATCAAATTCGTCGTTCTTCTCGTTCTGTTTGTGCGAATATGGCAGAAGCTTGGCGTAAACGTCGTTATGAGGCTGCTTTTGTTGCTAAATTAAATGATTGTGAAGCTGAATCTGCTGAAACTCAAACATGGATAGAATTTACAGTTAAATGTAATTACTTCGATATTGAAACGGGACGTAAACTTTATGGTAATTATAATCAAGTTTTATCTGGTTTAGTGACTATGATCAATAACCCATCACGCTGGTTAATGAATCATAAAAACCATAAAAACCATAAATATTAATCTTCCCCCACCTCCCCCACATCCCCCACATCCCCTACCTCCCCCACATCCCCCACATCCCCTACCTCCCCCACATCCCCCACATCCCCTACCTCCCCCACATCCCCCACATCCCCCACATCCCCCACATCCCCCACTCCCCCACTCCCCCACTCCCCCCACCCCCTATTCTCATCTCTATGCCCCCAAAAGTCTCATCGTCATCAACCAATAATAGCTTACCAACACTCGTGTCCAAAGATAGGGAACTTTCCTGGCAGATTGCCTCTAATCTATTTGTTAGTTTTAAGTATGCTTGGGCTGGAATTACCTACGCTTTTCAGACTCAAAGGAATTTTCGGATTCATGTAGCCGTCTGCGCCTTGGCTATTGGATTAAGTGTATTTCTACAGTTAGAAACAGTAGAAGTATCCATAATTTCTGTTACCAGCGGTTTAGTTTTGACCTTAGAGTTAGTGAATACTGCTATTGAGTCAATTGTAGATTTAACGGTCAAACAGTCTTATCATGAGTTGGCAAAAGTTGCTAAAGACTGTGCTGCTGGTGCTGTACTTGTTTCTGCTTTAGTAGCATTATTGGTTGCCTCTACATTAATATTGCCTCCTTTAGCAACATTAATTCTATCTACTTTCTAGATGGTAGATTGTGAATAGTAAGTAGGTTAGCATTGAAAATTGTCGTTATGGGAAGGCAAGAGGCAAGAGGCAAGAGGCAAGAGTGAAGAAGCTTTGGGCGATTTTACTTTTCTTTACACACTTTGGTTTTATTGTGTTCACCTACTTAGAGACGTTTTCAGGGAACGTATTGGATATTTTTAAATAAAATTAGGTAAAAATTGTGATATTAGTCATTGATAATTACGATAGCTTTACGTATAATTTAGTACAATATCTGGGAGAATTAGCAGTAGATTTCCCAGTTGCTGATGACCTGCAAGTGGTACGAAACGATAAGATTACTATAGATGAAATTAGGGCATTAAACCCGGATGCAGTGGTAATTTCACCGGGTCCTGGTCGTCCAGATGATGCGGGAGTTTCCCTCAGTGCGATCGCCCAATTAGGAGATAAACTACCGATTTTAGGCGTGTGCTTAGGACATCAAAGTATTGGTCAGGTTTTCGGTGGTAAAATTGTCTCCGCCCCAGAATTGATGCACGGAAAAACCTCTCAGGTTTCCCACACAGGCATAGGAATTTTTCAAGGTTTAGAAAATCCTTTAACCGCTACCAGATATCATAGTTTAGTGATTGAGCGGGAAACTTGCCCGGACGTATTGGAAATTACAGCTTGGGTAGAAGATGGCACAATTATGGGCGTGAGACATCGGCAATATCCTCACATTCAAGGAGTCCAATTTCATCCAGAGAGTGTCCTAACTGCCTTGGGTAAGGAATTGCTGAGAAATTTTTTGCGAACTTTGTAAAGCGAGTATTCTTATGAAACGACGACAATTGATAGGCTACGCTGGGGCGGGTTTAATAACGGCTATAGTTACTAATTTAGGTGATCAAGTTCCAGTAAATGCCCAATCTAGTGGTGTATCAATTCAGTGGTTAGGTCATACCTGCTTTTTATTGACCAATGGTAAGGTCAAAATTTTGATTAATCCCTTTAGCAATTTGGGTTGTACAGCTAAATATCGTCTCCCAAATGTTGCATCAGATTTGGTATTAATTAGTAGTCAATTATTGGATGAAGGGGCAATAGATAAAATACCAGGAAATCCCAAATTAGTTTATAAACCGGGTGTCTATGAGTTTCGGGGCGTTAAATTTCAGGGAATTACCACAGACCATGATCGTAAGGGTGGAAAACAATTTGGGCAAAATATAGCCTGGAAATTAAACCAAGGTGGCATTAATCTGCTACATTTGGGGGGTTCTGCTGCACCGATTACCCTAGAACAAAAAATTCTCATGGGTCGTCCTGATGTATTATTTATTCCCGTTGGCGGCAGTGATAAAGCGTATAATCATCAAGAAGCAAAACAGGCAATTGATGTCTTAAATCCTAAGTTAGTTATTCCTACCCATTATCGGACTCAAGCTGCTGAAAGTGGCAAGTGCGACATTACTCCAGTAGATGATTTTCTAACTTTGATGCAGAGTGTGAATATTAATGTCCGCCGCAGTAACAATGATTCTGTATTAGTTAATTCTCAGAGTTTGCCAGAAAAAACGGAAGTTCAACTTTTGAGTTACAAGTTTTGATTCCTTAAGGCGTTGCTGAATCGAGGTATGAAATTTCCAAATTGAACCTTTAAAAATCTTACCTTTGCGTCTACTCTTCGAGATCACGAAGCGTGATTGCGCCTTTGCGTGAGACTAAAATTCATACCCTTAATCATGCAACGCCCTTAATTTATTGTAAGTTGGGTTGGCACAAGGAAACCCAACAAATTTCCAACTAAAATTAAGTGAAAAGATGACTTGGTATGGAGCAGATGCAATGATGAGTGTTT
The DNA window shown above is from Anabaena sp. WA102 and carries:
- a CDS encoding 2TM domain-containing protein; the encoded protein is MTYNAEEMQQILEVAFRQKQKGEYTREQIIEIASELGVSSESLQAAEQEWLKNNVEVKKEQMSNSQQRKDFKSHLFAFLAINGFLVLLNLVVSPGYFWAIYPILGWGLGLLLHGIKVYISND
- a CDS encoding NAD(P)H-quinone oxidoreductase subunit 4; the protein is MNAIEIPWLSAIIFLPLVAALAIPLIPDKEGKTVRWYGLGVALLDFVLMIFALWQNYDFQSSALQMTESYPWIPQIGFNWSLGIDGLSMPLILLTGFINTLAVFAAWKVTNKPRLFYALMLIMYSAQLGVFLAQDLLMFFLMWEIELVPVYLLISIWGGTNRRYAATKFIIYTAAASIFILVAGFAMAFYGDNFTFNMTELGMKEYPKTLELALYAGFLIAYGVKLPIFPLHTWLPDAHGEASAPGSMILAGVLLKMGGYALIRFNVEMLTDAHVTFAPVLAILGVVNIVYGACCAFAQTNLKRRLAYSSIAHMGFVLIGIASYTEIGISGAVLQMVSHGLIAASLFFLSGVTYERTHTLVMDKMGGMGKVMPKTFALFTIGSMASLALPGMSGFVGELMVFLGLATSDVYSSSFKIVVIFLSAVSVILTPIYLLSMLRQVFYGNQHQDLHLDAVVLDIKPRELFITACLLVPIIGIGFYPKMITQTYDVKTVAVTAHARQVLPVVASQQPTNLYSQIFTTPTLASSQIVNIVE
- a CDS encoding DUF4357 domain-containing protein, which translates into the protein MKIVVMARQKAKVYIGEAENAYSRLVDHVSKKEFWNEIIVQVDDKLVFKSDWLFSSPSAAANVIMGRSANGLKEWKDSSGKKLDEIEKQEISKANKQIQPTT
- a CDS encoding DUF29 domain-containing protein; amino-acid sequence: MTVITNLQQIYETDDHLWLLETIKLLKQSRFDELDLENLIEELESLAKRDKHQVKSLLEQVIRHLLLLQFWTQEYDRNKNHWRSEIRSFRVQLKDRLTSNLYNYLNSIFTTIYEDALGYVQEKTGFTVNFPAECPYSLEEVLDIHYLPN
- the thrB gene encoding homoserine kinase yields the protein MSVVSSITVKVPATTANLGPGFDCIGAALKLYNEFKFTILDAGELIIQVSGSEAAKVQTDESNLLYQAFVKLYQYIEKTPPAVKIEIKLGVPLARGLGSSATAIVGGLVAANELAGSPLSELQVMELAIAMEGHPDNVVPALLGGCRLAATSKKGWEICDILWHRDIVPVVAIPDFELSTSEARKVVPTEVSRADAIFNISHLGLLLRGLATNREEWLIAALQDKLHQPYRQALIPGYDTVNAAAVAAGAYGMVISGAGPTLLALVDISYARSVEAAMANAWTAMGMNSIVRSLPLDRQGAVIL
- a CDS encoding rhomboid family intramembrane serine protease — translated: MIPIDDNIRSWQKPIINYWLIGINVVIFLWEIKLEWSDELGNLINNWGIIPSQINISIANAFFYNSAAWVIVFWRLLSLPVSLFLHGSFSQILGNMLFLWVFGKTVESILGHKQYLLLYLTAGFFSGIVQIILSSDLTIQIIGANGAIASILGAYLIKFPQAKIYSVLTLLVVYIPVEVPAILYLFWWFIQQSFYGIGSLNMTGGSSFSSVSYWGQFAALVTGAAFMKIRQRL
- a CDS encoding serine/threonine-protein kinase, which produces MLGNTLVGRYQITNYLGGGGFGETYVANDTQLPGSPQCVVKKLKPQSTDITTLEIARRLFDTEAQVLYKLGNHDRIPQLLAYFEENAEFYLVQELIIGNDLSQELKSGVIFTQNQVISLLQEILEILDFVHQQKVIHRDVNPRNILRREQDNKLILIDFGAVKQITTKLVNSPDITKSTVAIGTPGYTPGEQAQGTPKFSSDIYALGIIAIQALTGLSPDQLEKDVETNEIIWQNFATVSPEFAQFLNQMICYDFRQRYASATIALQALQELNKNSSATIIISPATLPNRVKNPQNTPGIFWKLLLGIFILGIGSFGAIFMLNRLNSKNAIELYNQGNTLIQLQRYEEALATYEKAIDIKSDYPQALYGKGKALFQLKKYQESLIAYDQAIQIQPNYLEAWTNRGFVLVKLKRYPEAIATVDKVLQLKNDDPKVWQLKGDIFIKISQYNDAIKAYEQAINFQVDNPELWYKKGLAFQNLKQYEEAITSYKKTVELKSDHELAWYNLGNCLVNLNRYEFAFQAYDQAVQYNPNNSAAWLSRSNILMTLRRYPEAIDSFSQVIKINPQQYQAWYNRGWALHQVKRYPEAIESYKKAISLKGNDYLVWYNLGNTQYNLQKYQEAIASYNKAIRYQPNHYESWYSKGNALLNLQQYPQAIASYDKAIEYKPDYQQAIEARTKAKNTPVFPPKF